A single region of the bacterium genome encodes:
- a CDS encoding arsenate reductase ArsC: protein MKVLFMCTANSCRSQMAEAWARRLFPGDWSVSSAGLVTFPITDRTRAAMAEVGLDMEGQRSKPLDGLDLDDFDLVVTLSRESGQFLPRLAHPERHWRRPVVDPMGLRGGDAELRAAFAEARDRIRDVVLEARASLGGS from the coding sequence GTGAAGGTCCTGTTCATGTGCACCGCCAATTCCTGCCGCAGCCAGATGGCCGAAGCCTGGGCCCGCCGGCTCTTCCCCGGCGACTGGTCGGTTTCCAGCGCCGGGCTGGTCACCTTCCCCATCACCGATCGCACCAGGGCGGCGATGGCCGAGGTGGGGCTCGACATGGAGGGGCAGCGCAGCAAGCCCCTGGACGGCCTCGATCTGGACGATTTCGACCTCGTGGTCACCCTCAGCCGCGAGTCGGGCCAGTTCCTGCCCCGCCTGGCGCATCCCGAGCGGCACTGGCGCCGGCCGGTCGTCGACCCGATGGGGTTGCGGGGCGGCGATGCCGAACTGCGGGCGGCCTTCGCCGAAGCCCGCGACCGGATCCGGGACGTCGTCCTGGAGGCGCGCGCGTCGTTGGGCGGCTCCTGA
- a CDS encoding DMT family transporter has translation MIFKRSPSRVADLMLLAVTVCWGVSFAAIKTATQHASPALFVAVRFSTATLLLLAIWPWLMRAEPAAVRRRGYRILGDPSTLRWGLLMGTLIAAGYTSQTIGLTTTSADNSAFLTALSVVLVPVLVFLVHGEKPGLPVLAGLGLALLGLALLTRPDLGHARTGDLWTLGTAVAYAIYLERLSAALKRVPYLPLLFWTVAVCAAWNVLLALTVETRVWHWHPHLAAALAVTTLLSTLLALYLQNRYQGLTTATRAALIFSAEPVFAAAFSWFLLGERLTGWSLLGAAFILGAVMLIELKDAAAPATTEIRP, from the coding sequence ATGATCTTCAAGCGATCGCCGTCGCGCGTGGCGGACCTGATGCTCCTGGCGGTGACCGTCTGCTGGGGCGTGTCGTTCGCCGCGATCAAGACCGCGACGCAGCACGCCTCGCCCGCGCTGTTCGTCGCCGTGCGGTTCTCGACGGCGACGCTGCTGCTGCTGGCCATCTGGCCCTGGCTGATGCGCGCCGAACCGGCGGCGGTGCGGCGACGCGGCTACCGGATCCTGGGCGACCCGTCGACCCTGCGCTGGGGTCTGCTGATGGGCACCCTCATCGCCGCCGGCTACACGAGCCAGACCATCGGGCTGACCACCACCAGCGCCGACAACAGCGCCTTCCTGACTGCACTGAGCGTCGTGCTGGTGCCCGTGCTGGTGTTCCTGGTCCACGGCGAGAAGCCCGGCCTGCCGGTCCTGGCCGGCCTGGGGCTCGCGCTGCTGGGCCTGGCGTTGCTCACCCGCCCGGACCTGGGCCACGCCCGGACCGGGGATCTCTGGACGTTGGGCACCGCCGTGGCCTACGCGATCTACTTGGAACGGCTGAGCGCGGCGCTGAAGCGCGTGCCCTACCTGCCGCTGCTGTTCTGGACCGTGGCCGTCTGCGCCGCCTGGAACGTGCTGTTGGCCTTGACGGTCGAGACCCGGGTCTGGCACTGGCATCCCCACCTGGCGGCGGCCCTGGCGGTCACGACCCTGCTGTCGACGCTGCTGGCCCTCTACCTGCAGAACCGCTACCAGGGCCTCACGACGGCCACCCGCGCGGCGCTGATCTTCTCGGCGGAGCCCGTCTTCGCCGCGGCGTTCTCCTGGTTCCTGCTGGGAGAACGCCTGACCGGCTGGAGCCTGCTGGGCGCCGCGTTCATCCTCGGCGCCGTGATGCTGATCGAACTGAAGGACGCCGCCGCGCCCGCAACCACGGAGATCCGCCCGTGA